TATCCTTGCGGTTTTACTACCAGTACATTAATTGGTGAGTTTTGAACAACTTTGCTTGCCACAGACCCGAGCACAACTTTATCTACTTTTGAACGCTTGTGGCTAGGCATGATGATTAAGTCTGCGCCTAGTTTACTTGCGAATTCAAGAATAGTGGCATAAGGCTTACCCTCTGCTACATGTGTTTTATAGATTACATCTTCCTTTACGTGCTGACTGGCAAATTTTTGAAGCTGTCGTTTAACGTCTTGCTTCATCTTATTTGCTGCATCTTTTGGAAAATAAGTCGCGACCATCGACATGTGAATACCAGGAAGCACAGTCAAAAGATGAACCTCGGCATTGGATGCTTTCGCATGCCAAACGGCCAGTTCTACCGCTCTATCTGAAAAGCCTTTATCATTTAAATCAACAGGAACAAGGATTTGTTTATACATTATATTATCTCTACATTAGGAGGGCGTTCACCCTATTTATCCCTATTCAGTTATTTCTGGCATTAACGATTAATTGTTAATGCCAGAAAAATACTACGCGCTTAGTTTATCCTTACGAGCGCGACGTCTCTGATTTAACCCTAAACCAATAACTAATAGCAGTGCAGGTACAAATACCCACTCTTTCATTGGTCGTTCGGCTTGTACAATGACCGACTTGATTTCCCAATCGAAGTCGACTCCCGCAGACTCTGCTGGGCTGCCAAATTCAACCATGTCGACGATCATTTTATTGTCGGTTTCAACCAGCATCAAACCCATAGATGCAATTCGTTCTTCTGCACCTTTTGCGTCGTCTTCAAATGGTAAAACAACGGTTTTTTCGATGTATTTACCTTCTAAGTTTTCACCAGAGACTCTTAACTCAAGCGATTGTCCCACATCGAGATTTTCGGTAATTTGAGCTATCTCTACTCCTGAGTAATGATCTTTCGCTGGATAGACCATATCCCACCAAAATCCGGGTCTAAAGAAGGTAAATGTTAATATGAGAAGAAGCACCGTTTCCCACCACTTACTCTTAGTAAACCAATACCCTTGAGTTGCTGCTGAAAATATCAGCATAGCAGTAATCGAAGACGCTACTGTTAGGAATAAATGCCACCAAGTGTCGACACCCATTAGTAACAACTGGGTGTTAAATACAAACATAAATGGCAAAATTGCGGTTCGTATATCGTAGGTGAAACCTTGTATGCCCGTGCGAATAGGGTCAGATTTCGCTATCGCCGCAGCGGCAAAGGCGGCGAGACCTACCGGCGGCGTATCATCGGCTAGAATACCGAAATAGAACACAAATAAGTGAACAGCAATCAATGGGATTATCAGACCATGAGCGGCGCCAAGTGTTACGATGACCGGAGCCATTAACGTTGATACCACAATATAGTTTGCTGTAGTTGGTAGCCCCATACCGAGCACTAAGCTGATAACGGCCGTAAATAGCAGCATTAATATGATACTACCGCCAGAGATGAATTCGACAAAGTCGGTCATGACCAAGCCAATACCAGTAAGCGTTACCACACCCACCACCGTACCAGCTGCTGCAGTAGCAACACCGATGCCTATCATGTTACGAGCACCTGATACAAGGCTTTCTGACAGGTCGACAAAGCCTTCTTTAATACTCTCTTTGATATCGCCTTCTTTTGCAAAAAACACCATAAGAGGACGCTGAGTTAGTAAGATGAAGATCATAAAGACCGTTGCCCAGAAAGCCGATAGGCCTGGGGAAAAACGCTCAACGGTTAGACACCATACCAATACAACAATAGGTAACAAGAAGTGGAGACCAGACTTAATCGTCGGCCCAGCATCAGGCACTTCTAATAGCTCCTCGTCTATAGACATATGAGCGTGCTCTTTATATCTGGCCGATATACTGACCAGGCCTAAATAAGCGAGAAGAAGTACAACGGTTACGATAGGCGTTGCGGCGGCACCGAATACATCCTTTGTCCAACCGACGCCATAGTAAACGGCGGCACCTAGTACACATAAGCCGAGGATCGAACCGACAAATGAAAGCATACTGTTTAGGAGTTTTGGTGTATGACGTCGCGGTAGACCGACCATTCCTGCCTTACATGCTTCTAAGTGAACAATGTAAAGCAAAGCGATGTATGAGATTAGAGCGGGTAATATTGCGGCCTTGATAACTTCCACATAAGAGATGCCGACATATTCAACCATTAAGAAGGCAGCGGCACCCATAATCGGTGGTGTTAATTGTCCATTGGTAGAAGCGGCAACCTCTACGGCACCAGCTTTTACGCCAGAGAAGCCAACACGCTTCATTAAAGGGATGGTAAATGTGCCAGTGGTCACTACGTTAGCAATCGATGAGCCGGACACTAAACCTGACAGGCCTGATGCTACAACTGCTGCTTTTGCAGGGCCTCCACGCATATGACCAAGTAGAGAGAAGGCGACTTTGATAAAGTACCCCCCAGCGCCAGCACGATCAAGCATTGCTCCAAACAATACAAATAAAAATACAAAAGAGGTAGAAACACCTAATGCAACACCAAACACACCTTCTGTTGTTAACCAAAGGTGAGACATTGCTTTATTTAAGCTCGCTCCCTTGTGGGCGATAACATCTGGCATATATGGGCCAGCAAAGGTGTAAAATAGAAATACGGCGGCAACCACCATTAATGGTGGACCTAGTGCTCGACGCGTTGCTTCCATAAGGAGCACCATACCAATAACAGCAGCAACAATATCAAATGTTGTAGGTGCACCAGAGCGATCGGCTAGTTCAGCGTAAAACAAATAGATATAGCATGCGGAAAAGCTACCTGCTAACGCTAAAACCCAGTCGACCAGAGGAACTCTGTCACGTGATGAATGAGTAAGTGCTGGATAGGCCGTAAATGCTAAAAAAATAGCGAATGTTAAGTGGATAGATCGGGCTTGTGTATCATTAAGTACGCCAAAGTTGAAAATAAACGGTAATGGTGATGCGTACCAAAGTTGAAATAATGACCAGCAAAGCGGCACAAACCATAAAACGCGGCCAGGAACGCCTTTCGGGTTTCGAGCTCCTGTATCGGATTGGGCCACCATTTCTTGCACATCTGGAGACGGTTTGGTTGTCTGCGTCATGTACTTTATCCTTATATTGATGGTCTATTGTTGTATGTCAAAGCAAGAGCGAAATATGTTTAGGTTATAAAAGGTGAAAGATTCTACCTTTCAAACAGAGCGGCTCCGTTTTAGCTTAGTACAGCAAATGGATTTATCTGAAAATAGTGTTAAAGAAAATCTTTAACAAATAAATTGATAAGGAGGCAAATGCCTCCTTAATTTAACGAATAACTTAAATTAATTATTTAAGAAGGCCAACTTCTCTGTAGTATTTCTCGGCACCAGGGTGCAGAGGAATAGAGATCCCTGCTTTTACCATATCTTCTTTTTTAAGGTTAGCGAACGCAGGGTGCAGGCGCTTAAAGGTACTAAAATTCTCAAAGACTGCTTTAGCTAAATTGTAGGCAACTTTATCTGACACATCGGTTGTAGTCACCATTGTTGCGGCAACACCGAAGCTATTAATATCCCCTTCTGTACCACGGTAAGTTCCTGCAGGTAGAGAGGTATAAGTATAGTATGGGTTGTTACCGACAATCTTATCAACTTCAGGGCCTGTCGCGGAAACAAGTTTAGCATCACATGACGTTGTTGCTTCTTTGATAGAGCCATTTGGGTGACCGACCATATAAATGAACGCATCGATTTTATTGTCACAAAGTGCTTGCGAACGCTCTGAACCTTTCAGTTCTGAAGCCAGCTTGAAGCTGTCATTTGTCCAACCAAATGCATCCATTACCACACCCATCGTTGCACGATCACCAGACCCTGGGTTACCAATGTTTACGCGCTTACCTTGAAGGTCTGCAACGCCATTAATTCCTGAATCTGTACGGGCTATGATGTTAAATGGTTCGGTGTGTAAGGAGAACATTGCACGTAACTTTTTAAATTCACCTTGCTCTGAGAATTTGCTTGTTCCGTTGTATCCGTGATATTGCCAATCAGACTGGACAACACCAAAGTCTAGTTCGCCTGCACGCATGGTGTTGATGTTATAGATCGAACCACCAGTAGATTCAACAGAACAACGAATGTTATGGGTTTTGCGTCCTTTGTTTACTAGTTTACAAATTGCACCACCAGTTGGGTAGTAAACCCCAGTGACAGAACCAGTACCAATAGTAATAAATTCCTGAGCGTTAACTGCGCTTGCACCCAGTATTGTTGCTGCAATTGCACCAACTTGGACAAGTTTTCGAAATGCCATGAATGTTCCTTTTTATTTATTATTTATCCTGTAGTGCTTAAGTCTAGCTGTTACAGGCGCTTCCTGTCTGGAAAAGGCATCTTTTTCAATCAAATTCATGAAAAAGTGGCCGTATGGTAACAAAAAAAGGGTTCTACTTATAATAATCCTAAATAAATCAAAGATGAACTTTGCGCTACAGAGGGATAGCGAACGATTGGTTTTTTGTTTTACACAGAGAAATCAGCCACTTAGTGTAATGACTGATTCATGCAAGGAGAGTTTTTATTTGTGACATAAGTCACGGTCTCAATAGTGCTTTTTTAGCGACTATGGGGTTTTGACCTATCTGCCAAAGAAAAACCATATTGGCACGGCATAGATTCAATTATTAACCAGAGTATTCAAAAAGTGAACAAACGGAGTCAAACAATTGCTTGGTCGTTACATTCATCGTTGGTGTAATAAATATGGTGTCATCGCCGGCGACAACGCCCAATATACCTTCTGACTTACCTAAAGAATCTAAGAGACGAGCAATGAGTTGTGCTGCGCCAGGGCCAGTATGAATGACGACAATCGCATTGTTATGATCTATGTCTAAAACAAGCTCACGTAATGGACTTGATGTGGTAGGAACGCCAAGCTCAGCAGGCAAACAATAGACCATTTCCATTTTGGCATTCCTCGTCCTTACCGCACCAAATTTGGTGAGCATTCGAGATACCTTGGATTGGTTAATATTGTCAAATCCCTCTAATTTCAGAGCATCAACAATTTCACCTTGAGAGCCAAATCGTTCTTCTTTTAATATTGCTTTAAAGGCTTTAACTAAATTATCTTGTTTTTCTGTATTGCGCATGATGTTTTATTCGTCTCATACCATTCAATGGCAGCATCTTCTCACATTCTCTCTATACTCATCAAATAATCCCCCGAAATTTGTTGTTTTTATCACTCTAATGAGTGACAAAAAACTTTAGAGTTGCTACATCTCATCTACATTTACCATTACAGGTAAGTTCTAGATTTCAATACGACTTTTGTAGCACGTCATATGTGAGTTGCGCTAAGTCGCAAAGCTGACGTTAATTAATTGTAATCGATTAATGATTCATTTAATTTCGTATGTATACCCTATATTAACAACATAAAATTTACGTGAATCAAAATTAATCTTAACTTATCAAGGAGAACTACTATGAAAGTAGCCGTTATTGGTGCTGCAGGTGGAATTGGACAAGCTCTAGCTCTTTTATTAAAAAACCAACTTCCAGCAGGTACTGATTTAGCCCTATATGATATCGCTCCAGTTACCCCGGGTGTTGCCGCTGATTTAAGTCATATCCCTACGCCTGTCTCTATCAAAGGTTACGCTGGCGAAGATCCAACGCCAGCACTTGAAGGGGCTGATGTCGTACTTATTTCTGCTGGTGTTGCCCGTAAGCCTGGAATGGATCGTGCTGATCTTTTCAATGTAAACGCAGGGAT
This portion of the Vibrio sp. VB16 genome encodes:
- a CDS encoding TRAP transporter permease, whose product is MTQTTKPSPDVQEMVAQSDTGARNPKGVPGRVLWFVPLCWSLFQLWYASPLPFIFNFGVLNDTQARSIHLTFAIFLAFTAYPALTHSSRDRVPLVDWVLALAGSFSACYIYLFYAELADRSGAPTTFDIVAAVIGMVLLMEATRRALGPPLMVVAAVFLFYTFAGPYMPDVIAHKGASLNKAMSHLWLTTEGVFGVALGVSTSFVFLFVLFGAMLDRAGAGGYFIKVAFSLLGHMRGGPAKAAVVASGLSGLVSGSSIANVVTTGTFTIPLMKRVGFSGVKAGAVEVAASTNGQLTPPIMGAAAFLMVEYVGISYVEVIKAAILPALISYIALLYIVHLEACKAGMVGLPRRHTPKLLNSMLSFVGSILGLCVLGAAVYYGVGWTKDVFGAAATPIVTVVLLLAYLGLVSISARYKEHAHMSIDEELLEVPDAGPTIKSGLHFLLPIVVLVWCLTVERFSPGLSAFWATVFMIFILLTQRPLMVFFAKEGDIKESIKEGFVDLSESLVSGARNMIGIGVATAAAGTVVGVVTLTGIGLVMTDFVEFISGGSIILMLLFTAVISLVLGMGLPTTANYIVVSTLMAPVIVTLGAAHGLIIPLIAVHLFVFYFGILADDTPPVGLAAFAAAAIAKSDPIRTGIQGFTYDIRTAILPFMFVFNTQLLLMGVDTWWHLFLTVASSITAMLIFSAATQGYWFTKSKWWETVLLLILTFTFFRPGFWWDMVYPAKDHYSGVEIAQITENLDVGQSLELRVSGENLEGKYIEKTVVLPFEDDAKGAEERIASMGLMLVETDNKMIVDMVEFGSPAESAGVDFDWEIKSVIVQAERPMKEWVFVPALLLVIGLGLNQRRRARKDKLSA
- a CDS encoding TAXI family TRAP transporter solute-binding subunit; translated protein: MAFRKLVQVGAIAATILGASAVNAQEFITIGTGSVTGVYYPTGGAICKLVNKGRKTHNIRCSVESTGGSIYNINTMRAGELDFGVVQSDWQYHGYNGTSKFSEQGEFKKLRAMFSLHTEPFNIIARTDSGINGVADLQGKRVNIGNPGSGDRATMGVVMDAFGWTNDSFKLASELKGSERSQALCDNKIDAFIYMVGHPNGSIKEATTSCDAKLVSATGPEVDKIVGNNPYYTYTSLPAGTYRGTEGDINSFGVAATMVTTTDVSDKVAYNLAKAVFENFSTFKRLHPAFANLKKEDMVKAGISIPLHPGAEKYYREVGLLK
- the argR gene encoding transcriptional regulator ArgR codes for the protein MRNTEKQDNLVKAFKAILKEERFGSQGEIVDALKLEGFDNINQSKVSRMLTKFGAVRTRNAKMEMVYCLPAELGVPTTSSPLRELVLDIDHNNAIVVIHTGPGAAQLIARLLDSLGKSEGILGVVAGDDTIFITPTMNVTTKQLFDSVCSLFEYSG
- a CDS encoding universal stress protein, translating into MYKQILVPVDLNDKGFSDRAVELAVWHAKASNAEVHLLTVLPGIHMSMVATYFPKDAANKMKQDVKRQLQKFASQHVKEDVIYKTHVAEGKPYATILEFASKLGADLIIMPSHKRSKVDKVVLGSVASKVVQNSPINVLVVKPQG